The following are from one region of the Phormidium sp. PBR-2020 genome:
- a CDS encoding AbrB/MazE/SpoVT family DNA-binding domain-containing protein has protein sequence MTEALSEKPTPLTGKALLTKVKELSHLPRRETAKRCGYYNITKNQQTRVNLTDFYDAVLAAKGIPLDPDGAKDGRGREPTYKVSVHKNGQIVIGSTYTNAMGLKPGDEFEIKLGYKHIHLIQMDRADGDENGAGGDDE, from the coding sequence ATGACTGAAGCACTTTCGGAAAAACCCACGCCGCTGACTGGAAAGGCGTTACTTACAAAAGTCAAAGAACTGTCTCACTTACCTCGGCGAGAAACCGCCAAGCGTTGTGGCTACTACAACATCACTAAGAATCAGCAAACCCGTGTAAATCTGACGGATTTCTATGATGCGGTGTTGGCAGCCAAAGGGATTCCCCTCGATCCCGACGGCGCAAAGGATGGACGCGGTCGCGAACCGACTTACAAAGTGAGCGTTCACAAGAATGGACAGATCGTCATCGGTTCGACCTATACCAATGCCATGGGGTTAAAACCCGGCGACGAGTTTGAAATTAAGTTGGGTTACAAACACATTCACTTAATTCAGATGGATCGCGCTGACGGCGACGAAAACGGTGCCGGTGGCGACGACGAGTAA
- the lpxD gene encoding UDP-3-O-(3-hydroxymyristoyl)glucosamine N-acyltransferase: protein MKFSELVAQLAKAGVVGSFSVDTNLDITHVAAIEEATTGSISFIDGDGYANHLQTTQASAVILPQDELLQQQAQERGIAWISTASPKALFADTISLFYQPYRPEPGIHQTAIIHESATLGANVSVGAHVVIDANVTVGDEVCIGANVVVYPGVVIGDRSYLHANCTIHERTQIGVDCRIQSGVVLGAEGFGFVPSAHGLKRMEQSGCVIIEAGVEIGCNSTVDRPAVGETRIGANTKIDNLVQIGHGCRIGKNCAICAQVGLAGGVTLGDGVTLAGQVGVANRAKIGAGATASAKTGIHRDVKAGALVSGFPAIDNALWRRSAALYKRLPELYQSLRQIQQHLNQDS, encoded by the coding sequence ATGAAATTCTCTGAACTTGTCGCACAGTTGGCTAAGGCTGGGGTGGTTGGGAGCTTTAGTGTTGATACTAACCTCGATATCACCCATGTAGCTGCCATTGAGGAGGCAACAACTGGCTCTATCTCCTTTATTGACGGGGATGGTTACGCCAATCACTTACAAACCACCCAAGCCAGCGCCGTCATCCTACCCCAGGATGAGTTGTTACAACAGCAAGCTCAAGAACGAGGTATCGCCTGGATCAGTACAGCTTCCCCCAAAGCCCTATTTGCCGATACCATTTCCCTGTTTTACCAACCCTACCGCCCTGAACCTGGAATTCATCAGACCGCGATTATTCATGAATCCGCAACATTAGGCGCCAACGTCTCGGTTGGGGCCCATGTGGTGATTGATGCCAATGTGACGGTGGGAGACGAGGTTTGTATCGGTGCCAACGTGGTGGTGTATCCCGGAGTTGTCATCGGCGATCGCAGCTACCTCCATGCCAACTGCACCATCCATGAACGGACTCAAATTGGTGTCGATTGTAGGATCCAAAGTGGTGTAGTTTTGGGCGCGGAAGGCTTTGGCTTTGTTCCAAGCGCCCATGGACTAAAACGGATGGAACAATCCGGCTGCGTCATTATTGAAGCGGGAGTCGAAATTGGCTGTAACTCCACCGTCGATCGTCCTGCTGTGGGAGAAACCCGGATTGGGGCCAACACTAAAATTGATAACTTAGTCCAAATTGGCCATGGTTGTCGTATTGGTAAAAACTGCGCCATTTGTGCGCAAGTGGGATTAGCCGGAGGCGTCACCCTTGGGGATGGAGTCACCCTAGCGGGGCAAGTTGGCGTGGCTAACCGGGCTAAAATCGGTGCGGGTGCGACTGCCTCGGCCAAAACGGGCATTCACCGCGACGTGAAAGCCGGTGCCCTCGTCTCAGGATTTCCAGCCATTGATAATGCTCTATGGCGACGCAGTGCTGCCTTATACAAACGCCTACCGGAACTTTATCAAAGCCTGCGGCAAATTCAACAGCATCTTAACCAGGATTCCTAG
- a CDS encoding DUF1232 domain-containing protein: MNPVFKNIATWYRAILRNPKYRGWVILGTLLYLISPLDISPDVLPILGQVDDVAILFLLMSELWQMFREGFAPSEEIASDVNSTVKTPNDGDTVDVEAVSVD; encoded by the coding sequence ATGAACCCTGTTTTCAAAAACATCGCCACCTGGTACCGTGCTATATTACGCAACCCCAAATATCGGGGCTGGGTGATTCTGGGAACCCTCCTTTATCTCATCAGTCCCTTGGATATCTCCCCCGATGTCCTGCCGATTTTGGGACAAGTCGACGATGTCGCAATTCTGTTCTTACTGATGTCAGAACTGTGGCAGATGTTTCGAGAGGGATTTGCCCCCTCCGAGGAAATAGCCAGCGATGTTAACTCAACGGTCAAGACTCCAAACGATGGGGACACGGTGGATGTCGAGGCCGTCTCAGTCGATTAA
- the rlmD gene encoding 23S rRNA (uracil(1939)-C(5))-methyltransferase RlmD: MQQGQVVEVEITDLADGGDGVGKCGDRVVFVPDTAIGDRAQVRLVQVKRKYARGKLQDLKHESPSRQRPPCIVADKCGGCQWQHIEHPAQLAAKQNQVIQALARIGGLDHPPVQPVQTTGESLGYRNKATYPLQVSPSGEIRAGYYQKGSHKLVNLNQCPVQDARLNPFLAQIKRDIAAQGWTIYNEQQHQGELRHLGVRVGRQTGQVLLTLVAKTGKLPELEVQAHRWLSSFDNLVGVCLNLNGDRTNAIFGKSTRTLAGQSFLQEEFAGLQFRLRSDTFFQVNTEAAELIWQAIARELNLQGHETILDTYCGIGTFSLPLAQQAKQVWGIEVHPGSVAQAQENAQLNQIENVEFYTGDVAELLAQDSPLWQAHPQEKPDIVVVDPPRQGCQPPVLEALIDLGCDRLVYISCKPSTLARDLKQLCASGYELKQVQPVDLFPQTAHIEAVAFLTRNNRTSQP; encoded by the coding sequence ATGCAACAAGGACAAGTTGTCGAAGTCGAGATTACGGATCTAGCCGATGGTGGCGATGGTGTTGGCAAATGTGGCGATCGCGTCGTGTTTGTCCCGGATACAGCCATTGGCGATCGCGCTCAGGTGCGTCTGGTTCAGGTCAAACGTAAGTACGCCCGGGGCAAACTCCAGGACTTAAAGCATGAGTCCCCCAGTCGCCAGCGTCCTCCTTGCATTGTCGCCGACAAATGCGGTGGCTGTCAGTGGCAACATATTGAGCATCCGGCCCAGTTAGCGGCTAAACAGAATCAGGTGATCCAGGCCCTGGCGCGAATCGGCGGTTTAGACCATCCCCCGGTACAACCGGTGCAAACCACCGGGGAGAGTCTCGGCTATCGCAACAAGGCCACCTATCCGCTGCAAGTCTCTCCCAGCGGGGAGATTCGGGCGGGGTATTACCAGAAAGGGTCTCATAAACTGGTCAATCTCAATCAATGTCCGGTTCAAGATGCGCGTCTCAATCCCTTTCTGGCGCAAATCAAACGGGATATCGCGGCCCAGGGTTGGACGATTTATAATGAACAGCAGCATCAGGGGGAACTTCGTCACCTTGGCGTTCGGGTAGGTCGGCAGACGGGTCAAGTTTTGTTAACCTTAGTGGCCAAGACTGGAAAATTGCCCGAACTTGAGGTTCAAGCACACCGCTGGTTAAGCAGCTTTGACAATTTAGTTGGGGTTTGTCTGAACCTCAATGGCGATCGCACCAATGCCATTTTCGGCAAATCCACCCGAACCTTAGCCGGTCAATCGTTTCTCCAGGAAGAATTTGCCGGGTTACAATTTCGCTTGCGATCGGATACCTTCTTTCAGGTGAATACGGAAGCCGCTGAGTTGATTTGGCAGGCGATCGCTCGGGAATTGAACCTACAGGGCCATGAGACCATCTTAGATACCTACTGTGGAATTGGCACCTTTTCCCTACCCCTCGCCCAACAGGCCAAGCAGGTTTGGGGAATTGAAGTCCACCCCGGTTCCGTGGCCCAGGCCCAGGAAAATGCCCAACTCAATCAGATTGAGAATGTGGAGTTTTACACCGGGGATGTGGCCGAACTTTTGGCACAAGACTCACCGCTATGGCAAGCCCATCCTCAAGAAAAACCTGATATTGTAGTGGTTGATCCGCCCCGTCAAGGCTGTCAGCCCCCCGTCTTAGAGGCGTTGATTGACCTCGGCTGCGATCGCCTCGTCTACATCAGTTGTAAACCCAGTACCTTGGCCCGAGATCTCAAGCAGCTTTGCGCCAGCGGCTATGAGCTAAAGCAGGTTCAACCTGTTGATTTATTCCCCCAAACCGCTCATATTGAAGCCGTTGCCTTTCTGACTCGCAATAACCGAACCTCCCAGCCCTAG
- a CDS encoding allophycocyanin has translation MSVVSQVILKSDDELRYPSSGELRGIQDFFQTGAQRLRIVETLAENEKKIVDKASQELWKRRPDFIAPGGNAFGQRERSQCIRDYGWYLRLVTYGVLSGSKEPIETIGIIGAREMYNALGVPMPGMVEAMVCLKEASIALLSNEDAEEAAPYFDYIIQSMSN, from the coding sequence ATGAGTGTTGTTAGTCAAGTCATTCTAAAGTCCGATGACGAGTTACGCTATCCCAGCAGTGGCGAACTCCGAGGAATCCAAGACTTCTTCCAAACCGGCGCGCAGCGGCTTCGCATCGTCGAAACCCTGGCCGAAAATGAGAAGAAAATCGTTGATAAAGCCTCTCAGGAACTGTGGAAACGCCGTCCTGACTTCATCGCACCGGGCGGGAATGCCTTCGGACAGCGCGAACGCAGTCAATGTATCCGTGACTATGGCTGGTATCTGCGCCTCGTGACCTATGGGGTGCTATCTGGGAGCAAAGAACCCATCGAAACCATTGGCATTATCGGCGCACGGGAAATGTACAATGCCCTCGGCGTGCCGATGCCCGGTATGGTAGAAGCCATGGTTTGTCTCAAGGAAGCCTCCATCGCTCTGCTGAGTAACGAAGATGCCGAAGAAGCGGCGCCCTACTTTGATTACATCATTCAATCGATGTCAAATTAG
- a CDS encoding MOSC domain-containing protein, with product MEVKTIFKHPVKGFTPQPCDRVALKEDFGMVGDRAFAFMFTDMGNPQPQTPWLPKKYLAVQNDWPDLAKLRCEYDDQRQELELCLNETLTVVESVATAEGRDRLSQFISDYLHTLTPSPAARHPQNTAVRLIGTATGETRYQDRDQGQISLVSQATLDDIAAKIGQPQLDPRRFRPNFVIDGLPPWGEFDWVGQQLHLGDATIQVTAPIGRCLNINVNPDNGDCDLPLLSQLPAHFGHAQTGVIATIVHGGTVQRGDALKSYSKNWSE from the coding sequence ATTGAGGTTAAGACCATTTTTAAGCATCCCGTCAAGGGATTTACTCCGCAACCGTGCGATCGCGTGGCGTTGAAAGAGGATTTTGGCATGGTGGGCGATCGCGCGTTTGCCTTTATGTTCACGGATATGGGCAACCCGCAACCTCAAACTCCCTGGCTTCCTAAAAAATATCTCGCGGTTCAAAATGACTGGCCTGACTTAGCCAAATTACGCTGTGAGTATGATGACCAGCGGCAAGAACTAGAACTGTGTCTCAATGAGACTCTGACGGTTGTGGAGTCGGTAGCTACAGCCGAGGGACGCGATCGCCTCAGCCAATTTATCAGTGATTACTTACATACGTTAACCCCAAGTCCTGCCGCGCGACATCCCCAAAACACTGCCGTGCGTCTAATTGGCACAGCTACCGGAGAAACCCGCTATCAAGACCGAGATCAAGGGCAAATCTCCCTCGTCTCCCAGGCAACCTTAGATGATATCGCGGCGAAAATCGGACAACCCCAACTCGATCCTCGGCGGTTTCGTCCCAACTTCGTGATTGATGGCCTTCCCCCCTGGGGTGAGTTTGACTGGGTCGGTCAACAATTACATCTCGGAGACGCTACGATCCAAGTAACCGCCCCCATCGGACGTTGTCTGAACATCAACGTCAATCCTGACAACGGCGATTGCGATCTACCCCTGCTTTCCCAACTCCCCGCTCATTTCGGCCATGCCCAAACGGGGGTCATTGCCACCATCGTTCATGGGGGAACCGTTCAACGGGGGGACGCACTCAAGTCCTATAGCAAAAATTGGTCTGAATAG
- a CDS encoding DUF3181 family protein: protein MTASTREIEKLAAEIADKIYLDIAKWHLYLGDAHLHVPLAERFYPLLEEDRLTEAALESVLQEISVSIGGGRREVPLQDLLPRSGQQDLMELLEAYQKENL from the coding sequence ATGACTGCTAGCACTCGTGAGATTGAAAAACTGGCGGCCGAGATTGCCGATAAAATTTACCTGGATATTGCCAAATGGCATCTCTATCTCGGAGATGCTCATCTGCACGTTCCCTTAGCGGAACGGTTTTATCCCCTGTTGGAAGAGGATCGCCTCACGGAAGCTGCCCTAGAATCGGTGTTACAAGAGATATCGGTTTCCATTGGCGGTGGACGGCGAGAGGTGCCTTTGCAGGATTTACTCCCTCGCTCGGGGCAACAGGATTTAATGGAGTTGTTAGAGGCCTATCAGAAGGAGAATCTCTGA
- a CDS encoding cation:proton antiporter, which translates to MLPSTLWILLMGFFGGQLARRLGAPPLLGMILIGILTGPQIGNVISAEVLDAADGLRTMAVTIILMKAGLGLDREKLKRQGSVALRLGVLPALCETLVVGAVALFLFDFDVPTALLLGCILAAESPAVIVPGMLRLKSLGWGVDKGITDAILTGSALSDVLLLLLFSLLLGFLSQEGGGLNWGDITISPLQLLPLEIFLRIGLGLGVGYLAARLLVSLSVKQNWTQKSVQDVLLGAGIALFLTIFDQVLPIYSGYLAVMSLGFFLVQFDAPLGRRLRGGFDALWTVAEIFLFVLLGATLQLEVLGDVLLPGLALLALGLLVGRSLGWYLSTLGSDWTWKERVFLLPGNMAKATVQAAVGAIPLAQGLAGGEEILALAVLSILVTAPLGAWSTQQFAPLLLEKGVIDPTQVGAVGQLRFLAAVDTSPMAERVLTKAADLARRSDGEVLILHVSDRPDEEELTHLRQVIRRRLIDIRHEVCICPGVVPETIVEMARSQAVSDIIIGQPRHRPWDNLLSDSISQTVLETSPIPVILVKPEEVTGSETG; encoded by the coding sequence ATGCTCCCAAGTACCCTCTGGATTCTCCTAATGGGCTTCTTCGGCGGACAACTAGCCCGTCGTCTTGGTGCCCCTCCCCTCCTGGGAATGATCCTAATTGGCATCCTCACCGGCCCACAAATCGGCAACGTCATCAGTGCCGAGGTTCTCGACGCCGCCGACGGACTCCGGACGATGGCCGTCACCATCATCCTCATGAAAGCCGGCCTCGGACTCGATCGCGAAAAGTTAAAGCGTCAAGGGTCCGTCGCCCTGCGGCTTGGAGTGCTTCCCGCCCTTTGCGAAACTCTCGTCGTTGGGGCTGTTGCCCTATTTCTATTTGATTTTGATGTCCCCACAGCCCTCCTCCTTGGCTGTATTCTGGCCGCTGAATCCCCAGCGGTGATTGTTCCGGGAATGTTGCGCCTGAAAAGCCTCGGCTGGGGAGTCGATAAAGGCATTACCGATGCCATTCTCACTGGCAGCGCCCTCTCGGATGTCTTGTTACTCCTTCTATTTAGCCTCCTACTGGGCTTTCTCTCCCAAGAGGGGGGAGGTTTAAATTGGGGAGATATCACGATCTCACCCCTGCAACTGTTGCCCCTGGAAATTTTTCTGAGAATTGGACTGGGCTTAGGGGTGGGCTATCTCGCTGCCCGGTTATTGGTGTCATTATCAGTCAAACAAAATTGGACTCAAAAATCTGTCCAGGACGTACTTCTTGGGGCAGGAATTGCGCTCTTCTTAACGATTTTTGACCAGGTACTCCCCATCTATTCCGGGTATCTAGCTGTGATGTCCCTGGGCTTTTTTCTGGTGCAGTTCGATGCTCCGCTCGGGCGACGGCTGCGGGGAGGCTTTGATGCCCTATGGACGGTGGCGGAAATTTTCCTGTTTGTGCTGCTGGGGGCAACGTTACAACTGGAGGTTCTTGGGGATGTGTTGCTGCCGGGATTGGCCCTGCTGGCGTTGGGGTTACTGGTGGGGCGATCGCTCGGTTGGTATCTCTCGACGTTAGGGAGTGATTGGACTTGGAAGGAACGGGTGTTTCTACTGCCGGGAAATATGGCCAAAGCTACGGTTCAAGCGGCAGTTGGGGCAATTCCTCTGGCTCAAGGATTGGCGGGAGGGGAGGAAATTCTGGCGTTGGCGGTGTTGTCGATTTTGGTGACGGCTCCCCTGGGGGCTTGGAGTACTCAACAATTTGCGCCCCTATTATTGGAGAAGGGGGTTATCGATCCGACTCAGGTGGGGGCCGTGGGACAGTTGCGTTTTTTGGCGGCGGTGGATACTTCCCCGATGGCGGAACGAGTCTTGACGAAAGCGGCAGATTTAGCCCGTCGGAGTGATGGGGAGGTGCTGATTCTTCATGTGAGCGATCGCCCGGATGAGGAGGAGTTAACCCATCTGCGCCAGGTGATTCGGCGTCGCCTGATCGATATTCGCCATGAGGTCTGCATCTGTCCGGGAGTGGTTCCAGAAACCATTGTGGAGATGGCGCGATCGCAGGCGGTGTCGGATATCATCATTGGCCAACCTCGACATCGCCCTTGGGATAATCTCCTCAGCGACTCTATTAGTCAGACGGTCTTAGAAACCAGTCCGATTCCTGTGATTTTGGTGAAGCCGGAGGAGGTAACGGGTTCAGAAACGGGTTGA
- a CDS encoding GxxExxY protein has product MEELRDLSGKVIGAAIVVHRELGPGLLESAYERCLAYELQQQGLNVEQQVPQPVIYKGVQLECGYRLDLLVEEQLIVELKAVPELLPIHKAQILTYLKLRQLRLGLLINFNVPLLKQGIQRIVNGY; this is encoded by the coding sequence ATGGAGGAGTTGCGGGATCTGTCGGGGAAGGTGATTGGGGCAGCTATTGTTGTTCATCGGGAATTGGGGCCGGGATTGCTGGAGTCTGCCTATGAACGGTGTTTGGCCTATGAACTGCAACAACAGGGACTTAACGTTGAGCAACAGGTTCCACAACCCGTTATCTATAAGGGGGTTCAACTCGAATGTGGATACCGTTTAGATTTGCTCGTCGAGGAGCAACTTATTGTTGAACTCAAAGCTGTTCCTGAACTCCTGCCGATTCACAAAGCCCAGATTCTAACCTACCTCAAGTTGCGCCAACTCCGACTCGGACTCCTCATCAACTTCAATGTTCCCCTTCTCAAACAAGGCATCCAAAGAATCGTAAACGGCTACTAA
- the uvrC gene encoding excinuclease ABC subunit UvrC has protein sequence MTVTRPLPLLDSRDRLEQRLKEIPPEPGVYLMRDEGDRILYIGKSKTLRSRVRSYFRESQPLSHRIALMVAQVCDIEFIVTDSEAEALALEANLIKQHQPQFNVLLKDDKKYPYLCITWSEDYPRIFITRKRRIAHPKDRYYGPYVDTRQLRSTLNLVKRIFPLRQRPKPLFKDRPCLNYDIGRCPGVCQELISPEAYHQTVEKVAMVFQGRIGELESILKQQMQAAAAQLDFEKAAQLRDRLQGLQSLGVDQKVALPDDRISRDAIALRVGERHACIQLFQIRAGKLIGRLGFIANADDPGSILQRVLEDHYRRLDPVEIPSTILLQHPLPEAEFLETWLSQTRGRHVSLEVPQRQQKAELIAMVERNAGYELARLERGDRRNQEALQDLAQLLGRTTPPRRLECYDISHSQGANAVASRVVFLDGHPAKQEYRHYKIRNPEITSGHSDDFASLAEVLQRRFRDYESPQTLIDSPDYPDLVVIDGGKGQLSAVMRILEEMGLDGVLSVVSLAKQREEIFTPGVSQPLETHPEQPGVQLLRRLRDESHRFAISFHRQQRSKRMRRSRLDEIPGLGFQRQQQLLAHFHSLDYVMQASPEQLAEVPGIGKRLAAEIYGYFRGGGGRGGRRGEEGEEGEEGEEGEEREERGTTESQRTLRKRGRRGLVAVYDSLDALFEKGNIEVDEESESELAQLEVG, from the coding sequence ATGACGGTAACCCGACCGCTTCCCCTCCTAGACAGTCGAGATCGCCTCGAACAGCGTCTTAAAGAGATTCCCCCAGAACCGGGAGTCTATCTAATGCGAGATGAGGGCGATCGCATCCTTTATATTGGCAAATCCAAAACCCTCCGCAGTCGAGTCCGCTCCTACTTTCGCGAGTCTCAACCCCTAAGCCATCGCATCGCCTTGATGGTCGCCCAAGTCTGTGACATCGAGTTTATCGTCACCGACAGCGAGGCGGAAGCCCTAGCCCTCGAAGCCAACCTCATCAAACAACATCAACCCCAATTCAACGTCCTCCTCAAAGACGACAAAAAATATCCCTATCTCTGTATCACCTGGTCCGAAGACTATCCCCGTATCTTCATCACCCGCAAACGACGCATCGCCCATCCCAAAGACCGCTACTACGGTCCCTACGTCGATACCCGCCAGCTTCGCAGTACCCTAAACCTCGTCAAACGTATCTTTCCCCTCCGTCAACGGCCCAAACCCCTGTTCAAAGACCGTCCCTGCCTCAACTACGACATTGGCCGTTGTCCCGGAGTCTGCCAAGAACTGATTTCCCCCGAGGCCTATCATCAAACCGTCGAGAAAGTCGCCATGGTCTTCCAAGGACGCATCGGCGAACTCGAAAGTATCCTCAAGCAGCAGATGCAAGCCGCCGCCGCGCAACTCGACTTTGAGAAAGCCGCCCAACTGCGCGATCGCCTCCAGGGACTCCAATCCCTCGGCGTCGACCAAAAAGTTGCCCTTCCCGACGATCGCATTTCCCGAGATGCGATCGCCCTACGTGTCGGAGAACGCCATGCCTGCATTCAACTGTTCCAAATCCGGGCCGGAAAACTCATCGGCCGCCTGGGCTTCATCGCCAACGCCGACGATCCTGGTTCCATCCTGCAACGAGTTCTCGAAGACCATTACCGCCGCCTTGACCCCGTCGAAATCCCCAGTACCATTCTCCTGCAACATCCCCTCCCCGAAGCCGAATTCCTAGAAACCTGGCTCAGCCAAACCCGAGGCCGTCACGTCAGCCTAGAAGTTCCCCAACGGCAACAGAAAGCCGAACTCATTGCCATGGTTGAACGCAACGCCGGGTATGAACTGGCCCGACTCGAACGGGGCGATCGCCGCAACCAAGAGGCCCTACAAGACCTAGCCCAACTTCTCGGACGCACCACCCCACCCCGTCGCCTCGAATGTTACGACATCTCCCATAGCCAAGGGGCCAACGCCGTCGCCTCCCGAGTGGTCTTTCTCGATGGCCATCCCGCCAAACAAGAGTATCGCCATTACAAAATCCGCAACCCCGAAATTACCAGTGGTCATTCCGACGACTTCGCCAGTTTAGCCGAAGTCTTACAGCGGCGCTTCCGTGACTACGAATCCCCTCAAACCCTGATCGACTCCCCCGATTATCCTGATTTGGTGGTGATTGACGGAGGAAAAGGTCAACTCTCCGCCGTCATGAGAATCCTAGAAGAGATGGGACTCGATGGAGTTCTCTCCGTGGTCAGTTTAGCCAAACAACGGGAAGAGATTTTCACCCCAGGAGTTTCCCAACCCTTAGAAACCCATCCCGAACAACCCGGTGTGCAACTTTTGCGGCGATTACGAGATGAGTCTCACCGCTTTGCCATTAGCTTCCATCGTCAGCAGCGAAGCAAACGGATGCGGCGATCGCGCCTTGATGAGATTCCCGGTTTAGGGTTTCAGCGTCAGCAGCAATTACTGGCCCATTTTCATTCCCTTGATTATGTGATGCAGGCTTCCCCGGAACAGTTAGCGGAGGTTCCGGGGATTGGTAAACGATTGGCGGCGGAGATTTACGGATATTTTCGGGGGGGGGGGGGGAGGGGGGGGAGGAGGGGGGAGGAGGGGGAGGAGGGGGAGGAGGGGGAGGAGGGGGAAGAGAGGGAAGAGAGGGGAACCACAGAGTCACAGAGGACACTGAGGAAGAGGGGGAGGAGGGGGTTAGTAGCCGTTTACGATTCTTTGGATGCCTTGTTTGAGAAGGGGAACATTGAAGTTGATGAGGAGTCCGAGTCGGAGTTGGCGCAACTTGAGGTAGGTTAG